From Micromonospora rifamycinica, a single genomic window includes:
- a CDS encoding NADH-quinone oxidoreductase subunit G, whose translation MTDVAKQTETVTLTIDGVEVTAPKGALLIRVAEQLGTEIPRFCDHPLLAPAGACRQCLVEVEGQRKPVASCTQTVAEGMVVRTQLSSPVAKKAQEGVMELLLVNHPLDCPMCDKGGECPLQNQAMSTGRTDSRFHEHKREYVKPMEISTQVLLDRERCVLCQRCTRFSEEIAGDKFIDLMGRSSAEEINIYRDDAYGAEGDSGDVPFNSYFSGNTVQICPVGALTGAQYRFRARPFDLVSSPSVCEHCSAGCAQRTDWRRGKVLRRLAGDDPQVNEEWNCDKGRWGFQYTRAFDRLTTPLVRDEKSGELREASWSEALTRAADGLRAARDEGRGTAVLTGGRLTVEDAYAYAKFARVALNTNDIDFRARPVSREESDFLASTVAGVTDVTYADVEKASTVVLVGLEPEEECPILFLRLRKAYLKKKLTVYAIAPFATRGLEKLGAKLARVVPGEEASVLAEHDTVAEALSAEGAILFVGERLAGVPGGLSAAADVARRTGAKLAWVPRRAGDRGAVDAGCLPNLLPGGRPVTEPSARAELGEAWDIPAGVIPSQAGRDTDQILAAAANGQLGALVVAGVDPADLADPRLAEQALDAVPFLVSLELRHSAVARRADVVLPVAPVVEKAGSFLDWEGRLRTFEAVLHTAAMTDARVLDAIAAQLDVRLGTGDVSGIRRELGALPPTRADRPVSPSVAPGAVPQPGAGEAVLATWHQLVDLGSLTDGDEHLAGTARPPVVRLGKGTAETLGVADGDPVTVGTDRGAVTLPAAITEMPDGVVWLPTNSPGSTVRRSLGTASGTVVRISGGAR comes from the coding sequence ATGACTGACGTAGCCAAGCAGACCGAGACCGTGACGCTCACCATCGACGGTGTCGAGGTCACCGCCCCCAAGGGGGCGCTGCTGATCCGGGTCGCCGAGCAGCTGGGCACCGAGATCCCCCGGTTCTGTGACCACCCGCTGCTGGCCCCGGCCGGCGCCTGCCGGCAGTGTCTGGTCGAGGTGGAGGGCCAGCGTAAGCCGGTCGCCTCCTGCACCCAGACCGTCGCCGAGGGCATGGTGGTCCGCACCCAGCTCAGCTCCCCGGTCGCCAAGAAGGCGCAGGAGGGGGTGATGGAGCTGCTGCTGGTCAACCACCCGCTGGACTGCCCGATGTGTGACAAGGGTGGTGAGTGCCCGCTGCAGAACCAGGCGATGTCCACCGGCCGCACCGACTCCCGCTTCCACGAGCACAAGCGGGAGTACGTCAAGCCGATGGAGATCAGCACCCAGGTGCTGCTGGACCGGGAGCGCTGCGTGCTCTGCCAGCGCTGCACCCGGTTCTCCGAGGAGATCGCCGGCGACAAGTTCATCGACCTGATGGGCCGGTCGTCCGCCGAGGAGATCAACATCTACCGGGACGACGCGTACGGCGCCGAGGGCGACTCCGGCGACGTCCCGTTCAACTCGTACTTCTCCGGCAACACCGTGCAGATCTGCCCGGTCGGGGCGCTCACCGGGGCGCAGTACCGGTTCCGGGCCCGCCCGTTCGACCTGGTCTCCAGCCCGAGCGTCTGCGAGCACTGCTCGGCCGGCTGCGCGCAGCGCACCGACTGGCGGCGGGGCAAGGTGCTGCGCCGGCTCGCCGGGGACGACCCGCAGGTCAACGAGGAGTGGAACTGCGACAAGGGGCGGTGGGGCTTCCAGTACACCCGCGCCTTCGACCGGCTCACCACCCCGCTGGTCCGCGACGAGAAGTCCGGTGAACTGCGGGAGGCGTCCTGGAGCGAGGCGCTGACCCGGGCCGCCGACGGGCTGCGGGCCGCCCGCGACGAGGGACGCGGCACGGCGGTGCTGACCGGCGGCCGGCTGACCGTCGAGGACGCCTACGCGTACGCGAAGTTCGCCCGGGTCGCCCTGAACACCAACGACATCGACTTCCGGGCCCGGCCGGTCTCCCGCGAGGAGTCCGACTTCCTGGCCAGCACCGTCGCCGGGGTCACCGACGTGACGTACGCCGACGTGGAGAAGGCGTCCACGGTGGTGCTGGTCGGCCTGGAGCCGGAGGAGGAGTGCCCGATCCTCTTCCTGCGGCTGCGCAAGGCGTACCTGAAGAAGAAGCTGACGGTCTACGCGATCGCCCCCTTCGCCACCCGGGGCCTGGAGAAGCTCGGGGCCAAGCTGGCCCGGGTGGTGCCGGGCGAGGAGGCGAGCGTGCTCGCCGAGCACGACACGGTGGCCGAGGCGCTGAGCGCCGAGGGCGCGATCCTGTTCGTGGGCGAGCGGCTGGCCGGCGTGCCCGGTGGCCTCTCCGCGGCGGCGGACGTCGCCCGGCGTACCGGCGCGAAGCTGGCCTGGGTGCCGCGGCGCGCGGGCGACCGGGGTGCGGTCGACGCGGGCTGCCTGCCCAACCTGCTGCCCGGCGGGCGTCCGGTGACCGAGCCGTCGGCCCGCGCCGAGCTGGGCGAGGCGTGGGACATCCCGGCCGGGGTGATCCCCAGCCAGGCCGGTCGGGACACCGACCAGATCCTGGCCGCCGCCGCGAACGGTCAGCTCGGCGCGCTGGTGGTGGCCGGGGTGGACCCGGCCGACCTGGCCGACCCGAGGCTGGCCGAGCAGGCCCTCGACGCGGTGCCCTTCCTGGTCAGCCTGGAGCTGCGCCACTCGGCGGTGGCCCGCCGGGCGGACGTGGTGCTGCCGGTGGCCCCGGTGGTCGAGAAGGCCGGCAGCTTCCTGGACTGGGAGGGCCGGCTGCGCACCTTCGAGGCGGTGCTGCACACCGCCGCGATGACCGACGCCCGGGTGCTGGACGCGATCGCCGCGCAGCTCGACGTGCGGCTCGGCACCGGTGACGTGTCGGGCATCCGCCGGGAGCTGGGCGCGCTGCCGCCGACCCGGGCGGACCGGCCGGTCAGCCCGTCGGTCGCCCCGGGGGCGGTGCCCCAGCCGGGTGCCGGCGAGGCGGTGCTGGCGACCTGGCACCAGCTGGTCGACCTGGGCAGCCTCACCGACGGCGACGAGCACCTTGCCGGCACCGCCCGTCCGCCGGTGGTCCGGCTGGGCAAGGGCACCGCCGAGACGCTCGGGGTGGCCGACGGTGACCCGGTCACGGTGGGCACCGACCGCGGTGCGGTCACCCTGCCGGCGGCCATCACCGAGATGCCCGACGGCGTTGTCTGGCTGCCGACCAACTCGCCCGGTTCGACCGTCCGGCGCAGCCTCGGCACCGCGTCCGGCACGGTGGTACGGATCTCCGGAGGTGCACGGTGA
- a CDS encoding NuoB/complex I 20 kDa subunit family protein codes for MGIEEKLPAGVLLTSVEKLVNWSRKSSVWGATFGLACCAIEMMAAGGPHYDMGRWGMEVFRASPRQADLMIVAGRVSQKMAPVLRQIYDQMAEPRWVLSMGVCASSGGMFNNYAIVQGVDHVVPVDMYLPGCPPRPEMLIDAILKLREKIMYEPLGPNGRKMQAARLERGDVPVVPYGSMPSSYRNDKARRAEWTKAVREGREEQLRIENWMNAQNHLQTQAGPK; via the coding sequence ATGGGCATCGAGGAGAAACTCCCCGCCGGCGTCCTGCTCACCTCCGTGGAGAAGCTGGTCAACTGGTCGCGGAAGTCGTCCGTCTGGGGCGCCACCTTCGGCCTGGCCTGCTGCGCCATCGAGATGATGGCGGCCGGTGGCCCGCACTACGACATGGGCCGCTGGGGCATGGAGGTCTTCCGCGCCTCGCCGCGCCAGGCCGACCTGATGATCGTGGCCGGCCGGGTGAGCCAGAAGATGGCCCCGGTCCTGCGCCAGATCTACGACCAGATGGCCGAGCCCCGCTGGGTGCTCTCCATGGGCGTCTGCGCCAGCAGCGGCGGCATGTTCAACAACTACGCGATCGTCCAGGGCGTCGACCACGTCGTCCCGGTCGACATGTACCTGCCGGGCTGCCCGCCCCGCCCCGAGATGCTCATCGACGCGATCCTCAAGCTCCGCGAGAAGATCATGTACGAGCCGCTCGGCCCCAACGGCCGCAAGATGCAGGCGGCCCGCCTGGAGCGCGGTGACGTCCCCGTGGTGCCGTACGGCTCGATGCCGTCGTCGTACCGCAACGACAAGGCCCGCCGTGCCGAGTGGACGAAGGCCGTCCGCGAGGGCCGCGAGGAGCAGTTGCGGATCGAGAACTGGATGAACGCCCAGAACCACCTCCAGACCCAGGCTGGCCCCAAATGA
- the nuoF gene encoding NADH-quinone oxidoreductase subunit NuoF, protein MTAPRPETLAKLTPVLTRRWISPDAWRIGGYEKLDGYAALRKALKAHPDDLIQLIKDSGLRGRGGAGFPTGLKWGFIPQNDGKPHYLVVNADEGEPGTCKDLPLMTHDPHSLVEGVIIASYAIRASRAYIYIRGEAVHAARRLRNAVAEAQAKGYLGRNILGTGFDLELVVHSGAGAYICGEETALLDSLEGFRGQPRLRPPFPATHGLYASPTVVNNVGTIASVPYIVLGGADWWKSMGTEKSSGPMIYSLSGRIVNPGQFECGLGVTLRELIELAGGMQPGHQLRFWTPGGSSTPLLTAEHLDVPLDFEGVAAAGSILGTTATQIFSDQDCPVYATYRWLEFYHHESCGKCTPCREGNYWMVRVYRRILAGQGTHEDLDTLLDTCDNILGRSFCGLGDGATSSVTSSLQYFKQDYLDYIEGRTAPKLSDKSLVGAH, encoded by the coding sequence GTGACCGCTCCCCGGCCGGAGACCCTGGCCAAGCTGACCCCGGTGCTGACCCGGCGCTGGATCTCCCCGGACGCCTGGCGGATCGGCGGCTACGAGAAGCTCGACGGCTACGCCGCGCTGCGCAAGGCCCTCAAGGCCCACCCGGACGACCTGATCCAGCTGATCAAGGACTCCGGGCTGCGCGGCCGGGGTGGCGCGGGCTTCCCCACCGGCCTGAAGTGGGGCTTCATCCCGCAGAACGACGGCAAGCCGCACTACCTGGTGGTCAACGCCGACGAGGGCGAGCCGGGCACCTGCAAGGACCTGCCGCTGATGACCCACGACCCGCACTCGCTGGTCGAGGGGGTCATCATCGCCTCGTACGCGATCCGGGCCAGCCGGGCCTACATCTACATCCGGGGCGAGGCGGTGCACGCCGCCCGCCGGCTGCGCAACGCGGTGGCCGAGGCGCAGGCCAAGGGCTACCTCGGCCGCAACATCCTGGGCACCGGGTTCGACCTGGAGCTGGTGGTGCACTCGGGTGCCGGGGCGTACATCTGCGGCGAGGAGACGGCGCTGCTCGACTCGCTGGAGGGGTTCCGGGGTCAGCCCCGGCTCCGGCCGCCGTTCCCGGCCACCCACGGCCTGTACGCCAGCCCGACGGTGGTCAACAATGTCGGCACCATCGCCAGCGTGCCGTACATCGTGCTGGGCGGTGCGGACTGGTGGAAGTCGATGGGCACCGAGAAGTCCTCCGGGCCGATGATCTACTCGCTCTCCGGCCGGATCGTCAACCCCGGCCAGTTCGAGTGCGGCCTGGGCGTCACCCTGCGCGAGCTGATCGAGCTGGCCGGCGGCATGCAGCCCGGTCACCAGCTCAGGTTCTGGACGCCGGGGGGATCGTCGACCCCGCTGCTCACCGCCGAGCACCTGGACGTGCCGCTGGACTTCGAGGGGGTGGCGGCGGCCGGCTCGATCCTGGGCACCACGGCCACCCAGATCTTCTCCGACCAGGACTGCCCGGTCTACGCGACCTACCGGTGGCTGGAGTTCTACCACCACGAGTCGTGCGGCAAGTGCACCCCGTGCCGGGAGGGCAACTACTGGATGGTCCGGGTCTACCGGCGCATCCTCGCCGGCCAGGGCACCCACGAGGACCTGGACACCCTGCTCGACACCTGCGACAACATCCTCGGCCGCTCGTTCTGCGGTCTGGGTGACGGTGCGACCAGCTCGGTGACCTCGTCGTTGCAGTACTTCAAGCAGGACTACCTCGACTACATCGAGGGGCGTACCGCGCCGAAGCTCTCCGACAAGTCTCTGGTTGGAGCCCACTGA
- a CDS encoding demethylmenaquinone methyltransferase encodes MFDGVAARYDLTNTVLSFGQDRSWRRSTRAALGLLPGERVLDVGAGTGVSTQELARSGAYAVGVDLSQGMLHAGKRVRPEVPLLAGDALRLPFADASFDAVTISFALRNVNDTDAALRELARVTRPGGRLVVCEFSTPVHPAFRTVYLSYLMRSLPVVARAVSSNPDAYVYLAESIRVWPDQAALAARVGAAGWGRVAWRNLTGGVVALHRAVRG; translated from the coding sequence ATGTTCGACGGGGTGGCGGCCCGTTACGACCTGACGAACACCGTGCTCTCCTTCGGGCAGGACCGGTCCTGGCGGCGGTCCACCCGGGCGGCGCTCGGGCTGCTCCCGGGTGAGCGGGTGCTGGACGTGGGTGCCGGCACCGGGGTGTCGACGCAGGAGCTGGCCCGCTCCGGGGCGTACGCGGTCGGGGTGGATCTGTCGCAGGGCATGCTGCACGCCGGCAAGCGGGTCCGGCCGGAGGTGCCGCTGCTGGCCGGGGACGCGCTGCGGCTACCCTTCGCCGACGCCTCCTTCGACGCGGTGACGATCTCCTTCGCCCTGCGCAACGTCAACGACACCGACGCGGCGCTGCGGGAGCTGGCCCGGGTGACCCGGCCGGGCGGCCGGCTGGTGGTCTGCGAGTTCAGCACCCCGGTGCACCCGGCCTTCCGTACCGTCTACCTGTCGTACCTGATGCGGTCGTTGCCGGTCGTGGCCCGGGCGGTGTCCAGCAACCCCGACGCGTACGTCTACCTCGCCGAGTCGATCCGGGTCTGGCCGGACCAGGCGGCGCTGGCGGCCCGCGTCGGCGCGGCCGGGTGGGGGCGGGTGGCGTGGCGCAACCTGACCGGCGGGGTGGTGGCCCTGCACCGGGCCGTCCGGGGGTGA
- a CDS encoding NADH-quinone oxidoreductase subunit D translates to MTTSNYATERETTEGRVFTVTGGDWDQVVSGTDPINDERIVVNMGPQHPSTHGVLRLILELEGETVREARSVVGYLHTGIEKNIEYRNWVQGSTFVTRMDYLAPIFNETAYSLAVEKLLGITDDITERATTIRVLMMELNRISSHLVWLATTGMELGAISIMLYGFREREYILDIFETITGLRMNHAYVRPGGVAQDVPDAAIVKIREFLKMMPKKLKEYEDLLSGQPIWTERTQGVAVLDVTACVALGVTGPVLRSAGLAWDLRKTMPYCGYENYEFDVPTHPDGDVWGRYLVRLAEIRESLKLVEQALDRLRPGPVMVADRKIAWPAQLAIGVDGMGNSLEHVAKIMGQSMESLIHHFKLVTEGFRVPPGQVYVGIEAPRGELGVHAVSDGGTRPYRVHYREPSFVNLQALPAMAEGGLIADVIAGGASLDPVMGGCDR, encoded by the coding sequence GTGACCACGTCCAACTACGCGACCGAGCGGGAGACCACCGAGGGCCGGGTCTTCACCGTCACCGGTGGAGACTGGGACCAGGTCGTCTCCGGCACCGACCCGATCAACGACGAGCGGATCGTCGTGAACATGGGTCCGCAGCACCCGTCGACGCACGGCGTGCTGCGGCTGATCCTGGAGCTGGAGGGCGAGACGGTCCGCGAGGCCCGGTCGGTCGTCGGCTACCTGCACACCGGCATCGAGAAGAACATCGAGTACCGCAACTGGGTGCAGGGTTCGACCTTCGTGACCCGGATGGACTACCTCGCCCCGATCTTCAACGAGACGGCGTACAGCCTCGCGGTGGAGAAGCTGCTCGGCATCACCGACGACATCACCGAGCGGGCCACCACGATCCGGGTCCTGATGATGGAGCTGAACCGGATCTCCTCGCACCTGGTCTGGCTGGCCACCACCGGCATGGAGCTGGGCGCGATCTCGATCATGCTGTACGGCTTCCGCGAGCGGGAGTACATCCTCGACATCTTCGAGACCATCACCGGCCTGCGGATGAACCACGCGTACGTCCGGCCGGGCGGGGTGGCCCAGGACGTCCCGGACGCCGCGATCGTCAAGATCCGCGAGTTCCTCAAGATGATGCCGAAGAAGCTCAAGGAGTACGAGGACCTCCTCTCCGGCCAGCCGATCTGGACCGAACGCACCCAGGGCGTCGCGGTGCTCGACGTGACCGCCTGTGTCGCGCTCGGTGTCACCGGCCCGGTGCTGCGCTCTGCCGGCCTCGCCTGGGACCTGCGCAAGACCATGCCCTACTGCGGCTACGAGAACTACGAGTTCGACGTGCCGACCCACCCGGACGGCGACGTCTGGGGCCGTTACCTGGTCCGGCTGGCCGAGATCCGGGAGTCGCTCAAGCTGGTCGAGCAGGCGCTGGACCGGTTGCGGCCGGGCCCGGTGATGGTGGCCGACCGCAAGATCGCCTGGCCGGCACAGCTCGCCATCGGCGTGGACGGCATGGGCAACTCGCTGGAGCACGTCGCCAAGATCATGGGTCAGTCGATGGAGTCGCTGATCCACCACTTCAAGCTGGTCACCGAGGGCTTCCGGGTTCCGCCGGGCCAGGTGTACGTCGGCATCGAGGCGCCCCGGGGCGAGCTGGGGGTGCACGCGGTCTCCGACGGCGGCACCCGGCCGTACCGGGTGCACTACCGGGAGCCGAGCTTCGTCAACCTCCAGGCCCTTCCGGCCATGGCCGAGGGCGGCCTGATCGCCGACGTGATCGCCGGTGGCGCCTCGCTGGACCCCGTGATGGGTGGTTGTGACCGATGA
- a CDS encoding geranylgeranyl reductase family protein: MTSVENDADVIVVGAGPGGSATAYHLARHGVRVLLLEKTEFPREKVCGDGLTPRATRQLIRMGVDTSPEAGWLHNKGLRVIGGGVRLELDWPDLASFPNYGLVRTRLDFDDLLAKRAVSAGAELRTGVNVIGPVLDADDRVTGVTAEVGPGREPATFHAPLVVAADGVSGRFPLALGLAKREDRPIGVAVRRYYRSPAKHDDDYLESWLELRSKDSDALLPGYGWIFGLGDGRVNVGLGVLNSSSAFGKTNYRRLLTDWLANTPADWGMTDETNADGPILGAALPMGFNRVPHYTRGVLLVGDSGGMVNPFNGEGIAYAMESGELAAEVIVQALARPAGAERERALTAYPQELKARFGGYYRLGGIFVKLIGRPEVMRMATRHGMPHPMLMRFVLKLLANLTDPRGGDAMDRVINAMTKAAPAV; this comes from the coding sequence ATGACTTCGGTGGAGAACGACGCCGACGTGATCGTCGTGGGCGCCGGTCCCGGTGGATCGGCGACGGCGTACCACCTGGCGCGGCACGGCGTACGCGTGCTGCTGTTGGAGAAGACCGAGTTCCCCCGCGAGAAGGTGTGCGGGGACGGGCTCACCCCCCGGGCGACCCGGCAGCTCATCCGGATGGGCGTGGACACCTCGCCCGAGGCCGGCTGGCTGCACAACAAGGGCCTGCGGGTGATCGGCGGCGGGGTACGCCTCGAACTGGACTGGCCCGACCTGGCCAGCTTCCCCAACTACGGTCTGGTCCGGACCCGGCTGGACTTCGACGACCTGCTCGCCAAGCGGGCGGTCTCGGCCGGCGCGGAGCTGCGTACCGGCGTCAACGTCATCGGCCCGGTGCTCGACGCGGACGACCGGGTGACCGGGGTGACCGCCGAGGTCGGTCCGGGCCGGGAGCCCGCCACCTTCCACGCCCCGCTGGTGGTCGCCGCCGACGGCGTCTCCGGCCGGTTCCCGCTCGCCCTCGGCCTGGCCAAGCGGGAGGACCGGCCGATCGGGGTGGCCGTGCGCCGCTACTACCGTTCGCCGGCCAAGCACGACGACGACTACCTGGAGTCCTGGCTGGAGCTGCGCAGCAAGGACAGCGACGCGCTGCTGCCCGGCTACGGCTGGATCTTCGGTCTCGGTGACGGCCGGGTCAACGTCGGCCTGGGCGTGCTCAACTCCTCCTCCGCCTTCGGCAAGACCAACTACCGGCGGCTGCTCACCGACTGGCTGGCCAACACCCCCGCGGACTGGGGGATGACCGACGAGACGAACGCCGACGGCCCGATCCTCGGCGCGGCGCTGCCGATGGGCTTCAACAGGGTGCCGCACTACACCCGCGGGGTGCTGCTGGTCGGCGACTCCGGCGGCATGGTAAACCCGTTCAACGGCGAGGGCATCGCGTACGCGATGGAGTCCGGCGAGCTGGCCGCCGAGGTCATCGTGCAGGCGCTGGCCCGACCGGCCGGCGCGGAGCGGGAGCGGGCGCTGACCGCGTACCCGCAGGAGCTGAAGGCCCGGTTCGGCGGCTATTACCGGCTCGGCGGGATCTTCGTCAAGCTGATCGGCCGGCCCGAGGTGATGCGGATGGCGACCAGGCACGGCATGCCGCACCCGATGCTGATGCGCTTCGTCCTCAAGCTGCTGGCCAACCTGACCGACCCGCGCGGCGGGGACGCGATGGACCGGGTCATCAACGCGATGACGAAGGCGGCCCCGGCCGTGTGA
- a CDS encoding NADH-quinone oxidoreductase subunit A, producing MSLSPYAPIIGLFALAAAFSLFSVAAARFAGPRRYNKAKLEAYECGIEPSPQPVGGGRFPIKFYLTAMLFIVFDIEIIFLYPWAVSFDALPIFGFVEMVLFIVAVFVAYAYVWRRGGLDWD from the coding sequence ATGTCGCTCTCGCCTTACGCACCGATCATCGGGCTGTTCGCCCTCGCCGCGGCGTTCTCGCTGTTCTCCGTGGCCGCCGCCCGCTTCGCCGGTCCCCGGCGCTACAACAAGGCCAAGCTCGAGGCGTACGAGTGTGGGATCGAGCCCAGCCCCCAGCCGGTGGGCGGCGGACGGTTCCCGATCAAGTTCTACCTGACGGCGATGCTCTTCATCGTCTTCGACATCGAGATCATCTTCCTCTACCCCTGGGCGGTCTCCTTCGACGCCCTGCCGATCTTCGGCTTCGTGGAGATGGTCCTGTTCATCGTCGCGGTCTTCGTCGCGTACGCCTATGTGTGGCGGCGCGGCGGCCTGGACTGGGACTGA
- a CDS encoding NADH-quinone oxidoreductase subunit C gives MSNDRKNDGGVPVPVTPAGATSGAPAELPPSSPAGRGMFGMQGSGDVSGYGGLVRHRTPIEEAPRPYGGYFDEVRDALEEAYPQFGDAIEKVVVDRGELTLHVRPERIAEVCQVMRDDLALRFELCSSVSGVDYLGADERRLHVVYLLTSMTYRRRVRLEAAVSAENPHLPSVTAVYPTADWQEREAYDMFGVVFDGHPNLTRILMPDDWEGHPQRKDYPLGGVPVEYKGAEIPPPDRRRSYQ, from the coding sequence ATGAGCAACGACAGGAAGAACGACGGCGGGGTGCCGGTGCCGGTCACCCCGGCCGGTGCGACCAGCGGCGCTCCCGCCGAGCTGCCGCCGTCCAGCCCCGCCGGGCGCGGCATGTTCGGCATGCAGGGCAGCGGCGACGTCTCCGGCTACGGCGGCCTGGTCCGCCACCGCACCCCGATCGAGGAGGCCCCCCGGCCGTACGGGGGCTACTTCGACGAGGTGCGCGACGCGCTGGAGGAGGCGTACCCGCAGTTCGGCGACGCGATCGAGAAGGTCGTCGTCGACCGGGGCGAGTTGACCCTGCACGTCCGCCCGGAGCGGATCGCCGAGGTCTGCCAGGTGATGCGGGACGACCTGGCGCTGCGCTTCGAGCTGTGCTCCTCGGTGTCCGGGGTGGACTACCTCGGTGCCGACGAGCGCCGGCTGCACGTCGTCTACCTGCTCACCTCGATGACCTACCGGCGTCGGGTCCGGCTGGAGGCGGCCGTCTCCGCCGAGAACCCGCACCTGCCCAGCGTCACCGCCGTCTACCCGACGGCCGACTGGCAGGAGCGCGAGGCGTACGACATGTTCGGCGTCGTCTTCGACGGCCACCCCAACCTGACCCGGATCCTGATGCCGGACGACTGGGAGGGCCATCCGCAGCGCAAGGACTACCCGCTCGGCGGCGTCCCCGTCGAGTACAAGGGCGCGGAGATCCCGCCGCCGGACCGCCGGAGGTCGTACCAGTGA
- the nuoE gene encoding NADH-quinone oxidoreductase subunit NuoE codes for MTTFTEETRVRAREIIARYPADRSRSALLPLLHLVQAEEGYVSPAGVTFCAEVLGLNKAQVGAVATFYTMYKRRPTGDYLVSVCTNTMCNVLGGQEVYDTLVEHLGVGHDETTADGKITLEHAECLAACDYGPVMTVNYDFFDGVDPQGAVGVVDELRAGGRPMPTRGARLCTLKEMAVQLAGFADERDGAVADGGPGAATLRGLRLAEQHGITAPTYDPKTPIRSKAEADRAAAEAKAKAEADKAAPAAKPEQVTGSTAPDVKAPDDKSPQVRTAETRQPDAATAAPDAPGTKVPTDGAPPASRDAQAAQAAGVAANPPAGDGKPAGDEAGAQQRNLKEAEAETDAAGAGSAAASETGVQK; via the coding sequence ATGACGACGTTTACTGAAGAGACCCGGGTCCGGGCGCGGGAGATCATCGCCCGGTACCCGGCCGACCGGTCCCGCTCGGCGCTGCTGCCGCTGCTGCACCTGGTGCAGGCCGAGGAGGGCTACGTCTCGCCGGCCGGGGTGACGTTCTGCGCCGAGGTGCTGGGGCTGAACAAGGCCCAGGTCGGTGCGGTGGCCACCTTCTACACCATGTACAAGCGCCGGCCCACCGGTGACTACCTGGTCAGCGTCTGCACCAACACGATGTGCAACGTGCTCGGCGGCCAGGAGGTCTACGACACCCTGGTCGAGCACCTGGGCGTCGGGCACGACGAGACCACCGCCGACGGGAAGATCACCCTGGAGCACGCCGAGTGCCTGGCGGCGTGCGACTACGGCCCGGTGATGACCGTCAACTACGACTTCTTCGACGGCGTGGACCCGCAGGGCGCGGTCGGCGTGGTCGACGAGCTGCGCGCCGGGGGCCGGCCGATGCCGACCCGGGGTGCCCGGCTCTGCACGCTCAAGGAGATGGCCGTCCAGCTCGCCGGGTTCGCCGACGAGCGCGACGGCGCGGTCGCCGACGGCGGGCCGGGTGCGGCCACCCTGCGCGGCCTGCGCCTGGCCGAGCAGCATGGCATCACCGCACCGACGTACGACCCGAAGACCCCGATCCGCAGCAAGGCCGAGGCCGACCGGGCCGCCGCCGAGGCCAAGGCGAAGGCCGAGGCCGACAAGGCCGCCCCGGCGGCGAAGCCGGAGCAGGTCACCGGCAGCACCGCGCCGGACGTGAAGGCACCCGACGACAAGTCGCCGCAGGTGCGTACCGCCGAGACCCGGCAGCCCGACGCGGCGACCGCCGCGCCGGACGCCCCCGGCACCAAGGTCCCGACCGACGGCGCACCGCCGGCGTCCCGCGACGCGCAGGCGGCGCAGGCGGCCGGGGTGGCCGCGAACCCACCCGCCGGTGACGGCAAGCCCGCCGGCGACGAGGCCGGGGCGCAGCAGCGCAACCTCAAGGAAGCCGAGGCGGAGACGGACGCTGCCGGCGCGGGCTCCGCCGCCGCGAGTGAGACGGGGGTCCAGAAGTGA